In Thunnus thynnus chromosome 4, fThuThy2.1, whole genome shotgun sequence, a genomic segment contains:
- the LOC137181585 gene encoding prostacyclin synthase-like, with protein MIWTIFLLVQAALLYFILTHRTRSKSEPPLDKGIIPWLGHALEFGKDASKFLNRMKLKHGDIFTVRAAGHYVTVMLDPHSYDSVIDDSGSLDFTRYAQVLMERIFNLRLPYHQPAKAKAMMKQHFLGMNFAALNSTMSRHLQALLKAEMPQNQKDQKEEGLFNFSYGVLFKAGYLTLFGGEQNNNSTDPLKVYEEYRKFDGLLTKMARGTLKPEEKRTAQTVRQRLWELLAPAGLTEDSGSSPWLHAYRQLLQEEGADEETQRRAVLLQLWATQGNVGPAAFWLLSYLLTNPEALTAVRREFSEISQTETSEAPQLDRPANTPVFDSALEEALRLTAAPFITREVVQEKTLHMADGREYLLRKGDRVCLFPFNSPQMDPEIYHEPQKYKYDRFLNEDGSVRRDFYKGGRRLKYYTMPWGAGTNGCVGKQFAINTIRQFVYMVLTNFDLELCDPNAQMPEVDPGRYGFGMLQPKGDLLIRYKTRTTH; from the exons ATGATCTGGACCATTTTTCTGCTCGTCCAAGCTGCCCTGCTTTATttcattctcacacacagaaCCAG atCCAAGTCTGAGCCACCTTTAGACAAAGGAATAATCCCGTGGTTAGGCCATGCACTTGAATTTGGCAAAGATGCTTCCAAGTTCTTGAACCGAATGAAGCTGAAACATGGCGACATTTTCACA GTGCGTGCCGCTGGACATTACGTGACAGTGATGCTGGATCCACACTCATACGACTCAGTAATCGATGACTCCGGTTCCCTGGACTTCACTCGCTATGCACAGGTGCTCATGGAGAGGATCTTCAACTTGCGGCTCCCATATCACCAGCCAGCTAAAGCAAAAGCAATGATGAAACA GCACTTCCTGGGAATGAATTTTGCTGCCCTCAACAGCACCATGAGCAGGCACTTGCAGGCCTTGCTGAAAGCTGAGATGCCTCAGAACCAGAAAGACCAGAAAGAGGAGGGACTGTTCAACTTCTCTTACGGCGTGCTCTTTAA GGCGGGGTACCTGACGCTGTTTGGAGGagagcaaaacaacaacagcacagaTCCCTTAAAAGTCTACGAGGAGTACCGGAAGTTTGATGGTCTCTTAACCAAAATGGCAAGGGGCACACTGAAGCCAG aggagaagaggacaGCCCAGACTGTTCGGCAGAGACTGTGGGAGCTTTTGGCTCCAGCAGGTCTGACTGAGGACTCAGGGTCAAGCCCTTGGCTTCATGCCTACAGGCAGCTCCTGCAGGAGGAGGGGGCCGATGAGGAGACGCAGAGGAGGGCCGTGCTGTTGCAACTCTGGGCTACACAG gGTAATGTGGGTCCTGCTGCGTTTTGGTTGTTGTCTTACTTGTTGACAAATCCTGAAGCTCTGACAGCAGTGAGGAGGGAGTTCAGCGAGATCTCACAGACGGAAACATCAGAGGCTCCTCAGCTGGACAGACCTGCGAACACCCCTGTGTTTG ATAGTGCCTTGGAAGAGGCGCTCAGACTCACCGCTGCCCCCTTCATCACCAGAGAGGTAGTGCAGGAAAAAACCCTCCACATGGCTGATGGCCGAGAATACCTACTGAGGAAAGGAGATAGGGTGTGTTTGTTCCCCTTCAACAGCCCTCAAATGGACCCTGAGATTTACCACGAGCCACAG aAATACAAGTACGATCGTTTCCTGAATGAAGACGGATCAGTGAGGAGAGATTTTTATAAAGGAGGGAGGCGGCTGAAATATTACACCATGCCATGGGGTGCAGGGACCAATGGCTGTGTGGGAAAACAGTTTGCCATCAATACCATCAGACA gtttgtttacatggtGTTGACTAACTTCGATTTGGAGCTGTGTGACCCAAATGCTCAGATGCCGGAAGTGGATCCTGGTCGTTATGGATTCGGGATGCTACAACCAAAGGGAGACTTGCTCATCCGATATAAAACTAGGACTACACACTAG
- the thumpd3 gene encoding THUMP domain-containing protein 3, whose protein sequence is MSSQEDGAAEQDPETKLSDSTSTETDATGGAIITVTIGATVPTGFEHTAAEEVKEKIGVDVRISKDRGRIYFPITTDKLFQVHLLRSVDNLFVVVEEYDHYQFKESKEETLAELQELASKLPWTNALEVWKLNGTLKKRKVHRRGGNVTKVKPNSETIDATVADTEEQELPEAGEGQTKAETPPDMEASMQDSEDTAPKAKVIKFRVTCNRAGDKHSFSSNEAARDFGGAVQEFFQWKADMTKFDIEVLLNIHNEEVVIGIALTEESLHKRNISHFGPTTLRPTLCYGMLRLCKPQASDIILDPMCGTGTIPLEGAIEFPSSFYIAGDNNDMAVNRTVNNTRHIQKRRADMGSVSGLPIDTVRWDLCNLPIKTSSVDIIITDMPFGKRMGSKKKNWDLYPSCLREMARVCRPGSGKAVLLTQDKKCFAKALSRMGGLWRKMHTVWVNVGGLHAGVYLLKRTGAVFGQTPEDVYESRGTVHTHEKGDKKDDEELS, encoded by the exons ATGTCCTCCCAGGAAGATGGGGCTGCAGAGCAGGACCCTGAGACCAAGCTGTCCGACTCTACCTCCACTGAGACTGATGCCACCGGTGGAGCCATCATCACTGTCACCATAGGGGCAACCGTACCCACAGGGTTTGAACACACTGCTGCAGAGGAGGTCAAGGAGAAGATTGGGGTTGACGTGCGAATCAGCAAAGATCGCGGTCGTATATACTTTCCAATAACTACTGACAAGCTTTTCCAG GTCCATCTTCTGAGGTCTGTGGACAACCTGTTTGTTGTAGTTGAGGAATATGATCATTACCAGTTCAAAGAATCAAAG GAGGAGACATTGGCAGAGCTGCAGGAGCTTGCCTCCAAACTCCCCTGGACTAATGCCCTAGAGGTCTGGAAATTAAATGGCACccttaaaaagagaaaagtccACCGGAGAGGAGGAAACGTCACCAAAGTAAAGCCTAACAGTGAGACCATTGACGCAACTGTGGCTGACACCGAAGAACAAGAACTACCTGAGGCTGGTGAAGGCCAGACGAAGGCGGAGACCCCACCTGACATGGAGGCTAGCATGCAGGACTCAGAGGACACAGCACCCAAGGCCAAAGTAATCAAGTTTCGTGTGACGTGCAACAGGGCTGGTGACAAACACAGCTTTTCCTCTAATGAGGCAGCCAGAGACTTTGGTGGGGCCGTACAAGAATTCTTCCAGTGGAAGGCAGACATGACAAAGTTTGACATAGAG GTTTTACTAAATATACACAATGAGGAGGTGGTGATCGGCATTGCACTCACTGAAGAGAGTCTTCACAAGAGAAACATCAGTCACTTTGGACCCACCACTCTTCGGCCTACCTTGTGCTATGGCATGCTCAG GCTGTGTAAACCTCAGGCATCAGATATAATACTTGATCCAATGTGCGGAACTGGAACTATACCATTGGAG GGCGCCATAGAATTTCCCAGTTCATTCTACATTGCCGGTGACAACAATGACATGGCAGTTAACCGCACAGTCAATAATACACGTCACATCCAGAAAAGGAGGGCAGACATGGGCAG TGTATCTGGATTGCCCATTGACACTGTGCGGTGGGATCTGTGCAATTTACCCATAAAGACCAGCTCTGTTGACATTATCATCACTGACATGCCCTTTGGGAAGAG AATGGGctcaaagaagaagaactggGACCTTTACCCCTCATGTCTGAGAGAAATGGCCCGTGTGTGCAGACCAGGCTCAGGAAAGGCTGTGCTGTTGACACAGGACAAGAAGTGCTTCGCCAAG GCTCTGTCGAGAATGGGCGGACTGTGGAGGAAGATGCACACTGTTTGGGTCAATGTCGGGGGTTTACATGCTGGAGTCTACCTCCTCAAGCGGACCGGAGCCGTGTTTGGTCAAACTCCTGAAGACGTCTATGAATCACGAGGAACAGTTCACACACATGAGAAGGGGGATAAGAAAGATGACGAGGAGCTCTCTTAA